The genomic window caatcACAATATGTTTTCAGAACATAaagctgatgtgtgtctgtgcctgcaGGTGATTGAGGTGTTGGTGCGCTCGGAGCAGGGCCTATTTCGAGAGGTGGTGAAGCACCTGAaccaggtggaggagcaggttCTGGAGAGTCTGGCTTGGACCAGCAACTCACCTCTGTGGGAGAGCCTCCGTCGTGCCAAAGACCACGTTCCCACCTGCCAAGAGGTCGGTCCACATGgcggcagacacacactcttttttcTAATATAACAGAATATTCATTCCCGGCTGCCCGTTTCAGGTGATGCCGCCTCAGTATCTGGAGCAGAACAATGAGAGCAGCTCAGGCAGTGTTCCTCACACGCCCGCCAGCCACGGAGCCGACCtgagcagcggcagcagctcagtgaaagGTCAGCTAAAAACTGCAGAAAGactctttcagtgtgtgtacagGCACTTTccactgcacacatacacacatactacATCCAGTTATGTTCAGTTACTTTAATACTCACGTTAAAAATCCTCCATTTACACCAGGATTCTGTGAAAACAGAACTTTCTGCCTCAGCAAGGAGAAGCTCAGCTAGTTAATTTACATAAATGcatgtttaatatttatatgCTAAAATACCCTGCCCCCCGCCATCTTCCTGCAGGTGTCTCCCCTTCCCCCACCACCCTGCTGGACCGTTACAGCTCTCCACCCACTGGCTCAGCTCGCCGCCGCCTGTTTATGGACTCAGTGGATGGCGAGGGGGGGGTCACCTCCAGCAGCACTAACAGCTCCATCAGCACAGCTTCAACCACTGCAACCAAGACAGGCCCCACCAGCCTCATCACAGCCATCCCAGCTGGGCAGACTgtggtcaccatggcaactgcaACGGTCACGGCCAACAACGGGCAGACGGTGACCATCCCTGTGCAGGGTGAGGCACCAAGAGGCTGCGCTGACACATTAGGAGTAAGCAGtaatgacctctgacctctctgcagGCATCGCCAACGAGAGCGGAGGCATCACCTTCATCCCCGTCCAGGTCAATGTGACCGGACAGGCCGGAGCTGCCCTGCAGCCACTGTCCTCCCAGACTCTGACCAGCACCCTCGCTGTGCAATCAGCCAGCAGCAAACCAACTGCTAAATCACCAGGCGGCCCTCTGAAGAAAGgatcactgtcactgttttttAGAAAGGTAGGAGCCCTTTctgtctgcacatgctcagtccTTCTCCTCACTCTCATTGGGTCACAACGTGTCCTCTGACAGGTGTACCATCTGGCCAGCGTCCGTCTTAGAGACCTCTGTGCCAAACTGGACATCACGTccgagctgaggaggaagatctgGACCTGCTTTGAGTTCTCTCTGGTCCACTGCACGGACATGATGAAGGACCGTCACCTGGACCAGCTGCTGATGTGTGCTGTCTACGTCATGGCAaaggttaaacacacacacacacagagtaaagaAGGCAATGATGCAGTCATTATATCAGAGAAACAATCAATAATGCAGTGTGCTCAATATTATTGATAAGAATGTGGATTATGTGTGCAGCTAACAGGAAGTGAATGAaagctgcactgtgagctgaccagtgtttgtttctgtcaggTGACAAAGGAGGACAAATCCTTCCAGAACATTATGAAGTGTTACCGCACTCAGCCCCAGGCCAGCAgcaatgtaacacacacacacacacaggtttgcagaGTTGTGGTCAGATAAACAGCAGGTGGCGCTCATGTGTTTCAGGTCTACAGGAGTGTGCTGATctcagggaggaggagacatcTTTCTGCTGACAGCACCCAGGacccaggtacacacacacacaccccccctCTACAGAGAGACAGGTTAGTCCTCCTGTCCCCCTCTCACTGAGTCTCATTTCTCCAGTAAAACACAGgacgtctgtctgtcttcttcccagcagggggagacatcAGCCCAGTTCCTATTCGTTCCAGCAGCACTTTGCCGGGCCCCCAGCCGGGCAGCACCCCCTCCACGCCCAAcaagacctcctcctcctcttgtgtgGCTGAGGAGGAGCGAGGAGACCTGATCCACTTCTACAACAACATTTACATCAAACAGATGAGACACTTCGCGCTCAGATACTCGCCCAGCTCGCCCACTGCTGGGGTACGTGGGTAATCACGCACACACTGTGGGTCAGGAAGGGGTTCTTATGGTTCTTATGGCTCTGTTCTGTACACCCCTGTGCAGGTGGAGTCCCCCCCTCTATGTCCATACCCAACCCTGAGGACTGGCTCCCCTCGCCGCATGCTGCTGTCCAGCAAACACTCCATTTACATCTCACCACACAAGACAGGCTCCGCCCCCTCGCCAGCAACACCCCGAGACAAGATTGACTATTACATCTGCAGCAGCCCCCCTCACgtgagcactcacacacacacactttgactgCACCAGCAACTGATGACTTACACGAAGAATATctttgtgacctctgacctctgtcctcAGCGTCTTCAGGAGATCAACAGCATGATTCGGACTGGAGAAACCCCCAGCAGGAAGCGCAGCATGCCTCTGGACGAGGAGGCGTCTCCCAAACGTGTTTGTCCTGACAGCCACTCTGCTCTGATGCGCCGCCTGCAGGATGTCGCCAATGAccgcagctcctcctgctgacacacacacagggtcactACCAGCTGATCACCTTCGCTTCTGTCACTTATTCTACAGTTTCCATAAAATTGCAGGAAGTCATCGGACCTGCTGTTACTTGTTTTTACAACAgtaaagaaagtgtgtgtgtgtgtgtgtgtgtgtgtgtgtgtgtgtgtgtgtgtgtgtgtgtgtgtgtgtgtgtgtgtgtgtgtgtgtgtgtgtgtgtgtgtgtgtgtgtgtgtgtgtgtgtgtgtgtgaggaaacacacacattcaggttgcttgttttaaaatgtgtaatcCTGCAGATCAACTAcaagttgttgttgttcattcCAAACATTTTAGAGTTTTACTGTGTGGATATTTTAATAATGACATGTTCAGTGTACAGGTCTCCATCATGTTTCTGTAAATAAGTGTACAGATGCTGCAGAGAATCTATTTAAAGAAgtgcctttgtttgtttgttcacttCCCGTTCTCCTTCGTCACATCTCTCAGTTGCATTAAAAAAGACGTCAAAGGAACATGTTCTTCTCATTTCTTTCATCAATTAAAGCTATTGATCTGTGGTGTCAACAAAGGGGGGGGTGAAGGAAGCCTGGTTTCACTTCCTTCTTTCTGCCCTGCGCACTGCTCAGTTTGCTTCAGATCAACTTCCTGCCTGTCAGAGGCTGCTTTCAGACCGACCTGCAGCGAGTGTGTCCATCCACAGTGTGAagggatcagctgatgtttAGAGGGTCTTTGTGTGTTGTGGAGCAGCCGGTTGGACCTGATGGCAGAGCCACAGACGGACACCGAGGGCGTGCTGAATCCAGGTTCTCTTCGCTTCCTTTCACCTGTTGAcatacagaacagagcatgctcAGTAAAGAAGCCAGCTATAAATGGGGATTTAcatatgctaagctaagctaactgtatTCACTGACTTGCTGCTGAAAGTGGAACTTTTCTTGCAGCAAATGTTATTGTGTCAACAGAGTGCACATGTGTTacgttgtctgtgtgtgtctgtgtgtgtcagaacctCTCTGTGGTTCCAGTCTAACCActaaggagctgcagcagaactGGAGGGtagtgaagcagagagagagacccgTCAGGCTGCTGTTTGAGATCCCTTCGGCTCGGATCATGGAGCAGGCGCTCAGCAAATATGtggtgagacacagagagacatgtgtctacatgacaaacatgaacaaagaaACTGAGGCTTGTCTGTCAGCGTCTGTCTTTGTTCCACATGACCGCCTCAAAACCAAACATGGCTGCACCATCTCATGCTAGCAGGACAGAATCACTCCAGGTGTTCTGACACCGTTCTCCTGCTTCCTGTCCCTCTCCAGGTGTATGAGGTTGTGGTGATGCGTTCAGGGAGCTTTGATTCCCGCCGAGTTTCGGTGGAGCGCCGTTACAGCGACTTTTTGCGCTTCCACCACAAACTGCTGGAGGAGTTCAgcgaggagctggaggaggtgctTCTGCCGCGCAAACTGCTGACGGGGAACTTCTGCCCTGAGAGCATCCAGGAGCGCCGCCTGGCCCTGCAGGACTACCTGGCCAAGCTGTATGCCACCCGCTGCATCCGACACTCTCCTCTCTTCCCCGTGTTCTTCACGGAGCATGAGCAGAAGCGAGCCCATGGCCTGCTGCGTGCGGGGCAGTTTGAACCCGCCTTGgagcagctgcagactgttttgGAGATCCAGGAAAAGCTGCTGCCGTGGCAGAGGCCCACACTGATCGTCCCCACCTTGTCCGCCCTCACCGTCTGTTACCGGGACTTGGGGGAACTTGAACAGGCCTTCACAACTGCTCAGAGGGCCCTGCCTGTGGTGAGGCGGTATGGCCTCAAGCACTACAGAGTGcccctgctggagctgctggtggacCAGGGATACCAGCTGGGCCGTCCTGTGGCTCAGCTACAGGACGAGCTGAGCACTTTGAAGGACAGTGAGAGGGGCGAGGCGGCGTGCCGCTCCCTGAAGGAGGTGGTGATCCATGAGTTCATCTGAGCACGGACGAGTTTGCGTCAGCAGCTCCCGTCCACTGATGACCTCTGACACAACAAACATATTAATCTGACCAATCAGTGCAGACCGAGGAACGACAGGCAAGTTTTCAGCCTGTAAAAAGAGTTCCTGCTCGTTTTGAAAGGGAACGATTCAAAAACACCAGAACCAATGAAAGCCTGCCACTACACACAGAACCACACACTGAAGCCGCCCTACTTAAAGTCTCCATCAGTCATCAGGGTTACATCGGCCGCATCCTTCAGTGACCCCATGACTCCACACAAGGAACCCTGAAGTTACAGTATGACCTGCAGGATGAGACAGGAGACAAACAGGAGGACGTCCACAGATCAGACCATCTCATGAACACACAATGACACGCAGCTGTGTGCTGCTCCAGTTTCACACTGCTGGATCCCAGCTGGTCTGCTGTCAGGGTTCATATAAGGACGGAAACCATGGATTCTACTAAAAACgattcattttgtgtttgtttcttctgtGGCTGTGACATCAATAAAACAGATGTTTAATAACCAGCGGTTTAAAGCCTCATTTAAAGACTCTGCGATTACTTGACCTGTTGTCAATAAGAGTCAAAAggattattcacacacacacacacacacacacacacaggacatgtGCAGAAACACTACACAGTCATAACGTGAGACAAACACAATAAGCTCCACGGGACCATGCTGCTGCGGCCATGTTAGGTTATTGGAACCACTTCCTGGTTCGGAGCAGCTCTTTAAAACACGGCTCTGACCGGTTTCTTCTTCGTTTTGAAATTTCCTCTCATACGTCACCGCTCGATTGGTTCATTGGTCGATTAGTCGGACTGCTGGCAGCTAAAACATCCCTCCACGTTCGATTGTTTCGGTCTGTGTTTAGAAGCTGGTGCAGCTGCGTAAAGCGCTGTGCGTGGggttagctttagcattagcatagagTGGGTAGAGCTCCTGTAGTTTGTGTAGTTTGCCGCTAAATCAGTAAAAATGTCGAACGACGCCGTGAAGCTGTCTAAGAACGTCCTGCGCATGAAGGTGAGTGACGTGAGCCCGCGGGCTCTGCTCAAAGCCCCGCACCTCCAGGCACGCGGGCTGGGACAGAGGGACGTCAGCCTCGATGCGGTCATTGATACGGCGCGTGACTAAACGATGTTTGATGCAGTTTGACGTCATGTCAGGTTCCACTGAAAGAGCGGAATTAGACTGTATGCTAGCTTTACTTTAGACAACTTAATACaccggctctgtgtgtgtgtgtgtgtttctgtgtgtgtgtgtttctgtgtgtgtgtgtgtttctgtgtgcgcGCGCAGTTCATGCAGAGGGGTCTGGACGCGGAGACGaagaagcagctggaggaagaggagaggaggatcaTCAGCGATGAGCACTGGTATCTGGACCTGCCGGAGCTCACGGCCACAGAGTGCGTCACTGTGCCAGACTCGACCAGAAGAGTCTAACCTGCATGCTCGGTCCTCCAGTGAGGTCTCAGGTCCTCCAGTGAGGTCTCAGGTCCTCCAGTGAGGTCTCAGGTCCTCCACTGAGGTCTCAGCCCGTCACTGGAGGGTTTGAGCTTCTCACTGCAGCTGTTCACTGAGAACAGACGAGCGCACATTCACTGccctgatgatgatggtgatgatgatgatggtggtgatggtggtgatggtgctTCCCTTCTTCCTGTCAGGACTTTGATCATTGAGGAGAAGAGTTTTGTTCCCTGTGAGGACCTGAAGTACGGCCGCCTGTCCTTCAAAGGTTTTAACCCTGAGGTCGAGGTttgtgttgcacacacacacacacacacacacacacacacacacacacacacacacacacacactgttcacctGCTCCTTAAATCTGCCACTCAGGTGGCAGCAGCTCATTGCATGTAGTCACATGCAATGAGCAATTAAGTTTATACTTAAAATAAACTGATAcataagtttgtgtgtgtgtgtgtgtgtgtgtgtgtgtgtgtgtgtgttactcagaCTAACAGATTTATGCTTTCTTAGAAACTGATGGTCTTGATGAATccaaaggaggaagaggatgatgaggaagaggagcagagttGCATGCAGACAGATGTCACAGATGAAGAAATGGCTCTGAGGTACAGACTGAAGGTTTTCACAGGTCTAACTTAGTGTTCCTCTcctccgtcctctctgtcctctcttcctcttctcctcctcctcctcctcctccacccggctgtcagcaggaaggttctccttatgagccgggtcctgcctTTCTTTGCCTTCAAGTGCTTGTTGGAGGTCAGGGTCTGGGTCTCTGACACAGTTTTAATTGTAAAAGACGCTGTTTAAACAAATCTTTATCGTCACAGACACAGCTGACTAACGGCCATGTGTCTTTTTATCGTTCAGGTATGAGAGCTTAGTTGGAAGCATGAAGAAAAAGTTCGCAAAGAAGCGTGAGCGAGCGGCGCTGGACGAGGACGTCAACCACAACATAGTGGAGACGAAGAGAGTTTTCCTAAAACCGCAGGACTGAACTCGGCACGAGTCTGGAACATTCTGTGAATATCTGAAATCATTTTTACACACCTGTAGTGCACgcgtgtgtgtacagtgtgtttttaggGCATGTCATTGAGCTGCTGTTTttacattcagtgtgtgtgttttattatgaaCGAGCTCTTAAGGTTCCGTCAGATGAGGGTTAACCCTTGGGGAAATGGTTGATGGTTTCCCGTTACCATGGGAACCATCCAGAAAATAAATCGGACCTGATTTCACTGATGTCTCCTGTAAAactgtttgtgtctttaagtgtctacacacacacacagctggacctGCTCTGACTCCAAACTCTGGAAGACCTGAAACTCCCAGTCAGGTTCTTTTAAAGGTCTGTGTTAGTGACTGTATGAAggtgtttaaaaataaactctTCACTGACATGAAATGTCCACAACGATACACATAcggtactatcaggtcctgcagacaCCATGGAGCTAGgccatgtagagccttgtaggtaaggaggatcttgaagtgtgttcttgagcccactgggagccagtgaagagaagctagagcagcagagatatgatcctttggctgcttcctgtcagaaccccagctgctgcttctggatcagctgcagctgttcatgcagtgatgtggacatcctgacatgGTGAGCTGCAGAAGTCCAGTCTAGAAGCAACAAAAGCCTGGaggagtttttcagcatcactcagagaggatgctcctgatcttagtgatattacgcaggtgaaagaaggcGGTCTGAGAGAccactaagagctgcaggaatgcgaggctccacagagctgtggctacagcgttaaagagaaagcacaggctgttcttgttttcttctattagtgaggagcagtgactttatctgtgctgagcACTAAACCTGATACAAAGTCTGAAAACTGGAGCATGaagcacagcgacgatggacagtttagatgagcagctcctggaaggagaaacacggcgcagagaggagagcgtctgtccacaaggtggcgataaaaactaatcccagtattgatcacgacagtcatccacacattcacagagttaaacgcacagagaccagaggtctgctgcagtcatGCTATACGTCCTCTGCCCTGAACactatcagctcgttaggccaggtaaccacgactgtgtcacaatttacaacacaactgcattgtcaacctaATATAATAAGAATATAACAGGAAATTAGCTGATGTTAACACACAGGGGGGACTTTCTATTGCCTGATACCTTTATATATTTAAACCACAGCGGCCAGTAGCTCCATGGAATCATATAAACCCACCATAAATATTTAGGATCCTGTTCACCAGCCTCGCCACAGCATAGAAAACATTCTGTCCTGTTCAGATTCAGCCTGAGTTGATTGTTTTTCAGGTGTAATCCCCCGCTGaccaaacaaaaatatataatcCACAAACAAAGAGTTTTGCTGGCTCCCTGGTACCAGGACAAAATCAAAACCAGTCTCACCGGAGCACCTGTGTTCCCTCGTCAAGGAGTGGAACCCAGTCAGCGACCTCCTCCTCGTGCATCCCCTGGACTGGCTTTTGGACTTGCCCGCAGCTCCTCTGTCGGTCCAGCCTTCTGTTCACCCCGCAGGCAGCGGCCGTACAGAGGAGGCGGCAGTGACATGTGTACGGTCGGGAGGTTGAAGCAGCAAAGGTCATCACCGGTGTTACGTCTCTCCAGATTCGCGACTTTAGCCTgatgtcagagaatatctgaggttttCACTTAAGTTTTTCTCGCAAATTTGCTACtgtacagacagcagcacggctgtgcgatgggatcgcCTGTGTCTCCTactgtggccaacctctacatggaagaagtggagagaagagccctgagttcctttcctggaaccacccccacccactggttcagatatgtggatgacacctgggtcaaaatcaagaccaacgaagtggaacggttcacagaacacatcaacgcagtggataacaacatcaagttcactcggggggacaccagggacaacaatctggccttcttggactgcacagtacatattgaggaggacaggagcctcaatgtggaagtgtacaggaaacccacacacacggaccagtacctgttgtttgattcacaccacccactggaacacaaactgggagtcatcaggaccctgcagcacagagcacaaactgtacccaccagctcagaggggaagaaggagcaacaccacatcaggaaggccctgcagacctgtggctaccccaagtgggcactcatcaaagccacaaaaacaagaccccccaacaacaagaagaaggacaacaccaggcggaggaagaacatctccattccatatgtgtcaggagtgtcagagaaactccgcaggatcttcaacaaccatcacatcccggtccatttcaaacctatgacaacactgagacagagactggttcacctgaaggatcagactcccagggagacacacagtaatgtgatatatgcagtccagtgcagtgaggaatgctctgatctgtacattggagaaactaaacaaccactccacagaagaat from Parambassis ranga chromosome 19, fParRan2.1, whole genome shotgun sequence includes these protein-coding regions:
- the snx20 gene encoding sorting nexin-20 isoform X2, coding for MAEPQTDTEGVLNPEPLCGSSLTTKELQQNWRVVKQRERPVRLLFEIPSARIMEQALSKYVVYEVVVMRSGSFDSRRVSVERRYSDFLRFHHKLLEEFSEELEEVLLPRKLLTGNFCPESIQERRLALQDYLAKLYATRCIRHSPLFPVFFTEHEQKRAHGLLRAGQFEPALEQLQTVLEIQEKLLPWQRPTLIVPTLSALTVCYRDLGELEQAFTTAQRALPVVRRYGLKHYRVPLLELLVDQGYQLGRPVAQLQDELSTLKDSERGEAACRSLKEVVIHEFI
- the snx20 gene encoding sorting nexin-20 isoform X1; this encodes MFRGSLCVVEQPVGPDGRATDGHRGRAESSLTTKELQQNWRVVKQRERPVRLLFEIPSARIMEQALSKYVVYEVVVMRSGSFDSRRVSVERRYSDFLRFHHKLLEEFSEELEEVLLPRKLLTGNFCPESIQERRLALQDYLAKLYATRCIRHSPLFPVFFTEHEQKRAHGLLRAGQFEPALEQLQTVLEIQEKLLPWQRPTLIVPTLSALTVCYRDLGELEQAFTTAQRALPVVRRYGLKHYRVPLLELLVDQGYQLGRPVAQLQDELSTLKDSERGEAACRSLKEVVIHEFI
- the rbl2 gene encoding retinoblastoma-like protein 2 isoform X1, which produces MSDEDDSLQKARAGFEDLCRALNMDEEASNEAWKIYENISRNFTLEGSELHWLACALYVACRSAVPTVGKGTAEGNYVSLTRILGCSEMSLIEFFNKMKKWQDMANLPQDFRQSTEKLERNFTVSAVIFKKYVPIFRSIFKAPSEEPARVHRSRKQRRHPCTVTEVFNFCWVLFVHAKGNFPMISDDLVNSYHLLLCALDLVLTNALLCNARKDLLNPDFKGLPEDFSSKDYRPSSGPFCFLEQLCELHDGLLLEAKGVKEHFWKPFMKKLFHKRILRGKEDSLTGFLDPMNFGDSFLSLSRVYEEHVLTNGSLDERIFTGEGASEDIGTPGPCLCEGVNSQDSATFRLHSSLAASALKVSTPLTGRKYIQEASATSPLSTAMKSFGRLHTLLSGTKQGPSAKLMETLGACARDPSDVIRRRLKDMFDVFTQHHDDSAADSGGVGKDVAGKYFLLAEALYYRILESIIEREKMILGDADLSCILEQDVFHRSLLACCLEIVLFSYKPPGDFPNVIDVFQLQAYHFYKVIEVLVRSEQGLFREVVKHLNQVEEQVLESLAWTSNSPLWESLRRAKDHVPTCQEVMPPQYLEQNNESSSGSVPHTPASHGADLSSGSSSVKGVSPSPTTLLDRYSSPPTGSARRRLFMDSVDGEGGVTSSSTNSSISTASTTATKTGPTSLITAIPAGQTVVTMATATVTANNGQTVTIPVQGIANESGGITFIPVQVNVTGQAGAALQPLSSQTLTSTLAVQSASSKPTAKSPGGPLKKGSLSLFFRKVYHLASVRLRDLCAKLDITSELRRKIWTCFEFSLVHCTDMMKDRHLDQLLMCAVYVMAKVTKEDKSFQNIMKCYRTQPQASSNVYRSVLISGRRRHLSADSTQDPAGGDISPVPIRSSSTLPGPQPGSTPSTPNKTSSSSCVAEEERGDLIHFYNNIYIKQMRHFALRYSPSSPTAGVESPPLCPYPTLRTGSPRRMLLSSKHSIYISPHKTGSAPSPATPRDKIDYYICSSPPHRLQEINSMIRTGETPSRKRSMPLDEEASPKRVCPDSHSALMRRLQDVANDRSSSC
- the mphosph6 gene encoding M-phase phosphoprotein 6; amino-acid sequence: MSNDAVKLSKNVLRMKFMQRGLDAETKKQLEEEERRIISDEHWYLDLPELTATETLIIEEKSFVPCEDLKYGRLSFKGFNPEVEKLMVLMNPKEEEDDEEEEQSCMQTDVTDEEMALRYESLVGSMKKKFAKKRERAALDEDVNHNIVETKRVFLKPQD
- the rbl2 gene encoding retinoblastoma-like protein 2 isoform X2, producing the protein MSDEDDSLQKARAGFEDLCRALNMDEEASNEAWKIYENISRNFTLEGSELHWLACALYVACRSAVPTVGKGTAEGNYVSLTRILGCSEMSLIEFFNKMKKWQDMANLPQDFRQSTEKLERNFTVSAVIFKKYVPIFRSIFKAPSEEPARVHRSRKQRRHPCTVTEVFNFCWVLFVHAKGNFPMISDDLVNSYHLLLCALDLVLTNALLCNARKDLLNPDFKGLPEDFSSKDYRPSSGPFCFLEQLCELHDGLLLEAKGVKEHFWKPFMKKLFHKRILRGKEDSLTGFLDPMNFGDSFLSLSRVYEEHVLTNGSLDERIFTGEGASEDIGTPGPCLCEGVNSQDSATFRLHSSLAASALKVSTPLTGRKYIQEASATSPLSTAMKSFGRLHTLLSGTKQGPSAKLMETLGACARDPSDVIRRRLKDMFDVFTQHHDDSAADSGGVGKDVAGKYFLLAEALYYRILESIIEREKMILGDADLSCILEQDVFHRSLLACCLEIVLFSYKPPGDFPNVIDVFQLQAYHFYKVIEVLVRSEQGLFREVVKHLNQVEEQVLESLAWTSNSPLWESLRRAKDHVPTCQEVMPPQYLEQNNESSSGSVPHTPASHGADLSSGSSSVKGVSPSPTTLLDRYSSPPTGSARRRLFMDSVDGEGGVTSSSTNSSISTASTTATKTGPTSLITAIPAGQTVVTMATATVTANNGQTVTIPVQGIANESGGITFIPVQVNVTGQAGAALQPLSSQTLTSTLAVQSASSKPTAKSPGGPLKKGSLSLFFRKVYHLASVRLRDLCAKLDITSELRRKIWTCFEFSLVHCTDMMKDRHLDQLLMCAVYVMAKVTKEDKSFQNIMKCYRTQPQASSNVYRSVLISGRRRHLSADSTQDPGGDISPVPIRSSSTLPGPQPGSTPSTPNKTSSSSCVAEEERGDLIHFYNNIYIKQMRHFALRYSPSSPTAGVESPPLCPYPTLRTGSPRRMLLSSKHSIYISPHKTGSAPSPATPRDKIDYYICSSPPHRLQEINSMIRTGETPSRKRSMPLDEEASPKRVCPDSHSALMRRLQDVANDRSSSC
- the rbl2 gene encoding retinoblastoma-like protein 2 isoform X3, yielding MISDDLVNSYHLLLCALDLVLTNALLCNARKDLLNPDFKGLPEDFSSKDYRPSSGPFCFLEQLCELHDGLLLEAKGVKEHFWKPFMKKLFHKRILRGKEDSLTGFLDPMNFGDSFLSLSRVYEEHVLTNGSLDERIFTGEGASEDIGTPGPCLCEGVNSQDSATFRLHSSLAASALKVSTPLTGRKYIQEASATSPLSTAMKSFGRLHTLLSGTKQGPSAKLMETLGACARDPSDVIRRRLKDMFDVFTQHHDDSAADSGGVGKDVAGKYFLLAEALYYRILESIIEREKMILGDADLSCILEQDVFHRSLLACCLEIVLFSYKPPGDFPNVIDVFQLQAYHFYKVIEVLVRSEQGLFREVVKHLNQVEEQVLESLAWTSNSPLWESLRRAKDHVPTCQEVMPPQYLEQNNESSSGSVPHTPASHGADLSSGSSSVKGVSPSPTTLLDRYSSPPTGSARRRLFMDSVDGEGGVTSSSTNSSISTASTTATKTGPTSLITAIPAGQTVVTMATATVTANNGQTVTIPVQGIANESGGITFIPVQVNVTGQAGAALQPLSSQTLTSTLAVQSASSKPTAKSPGGPLKKGSLSLFFRKVYHLASVRLRDLCAKLDITSELRRKIWTCFEFSLVHCTDMMKDRHLDQLLMCAVYVMAKVTKEDKSFQNIMKCYRTQPQASSNVYRSVLISGRRRHLSADSTQDPAGGDISPVPIRSSSTLPGPQPGSTPSTPNKTSSSSCVAEEERGDLIHFYNNIYIKQMRHFALRYSPSSPTAGVESPPLCPYPTLRTGSPRRMLLSSKHSIYISPHKTGSAPSPATPRDKIDYYICSSPPHRLQEINSMIRTGETPSRKRSMPLDEEASPKRVCPDSHSALMRRLQDVANDRSSSC